GCTGGGCACGGGCATCGGCTGGCGGCGCGGCTCGTGGGCCGACGCGCTGATCCCGATCACCACGTTCGTGTCGTCCATCCCGTACTTCTGGCTGGGCCTCATCGCGATCGCGCTGCTCACCGGGCCGGACAGCTTCTTCCCGGCCTCCGGCGCGTACGACAACGGCCTCGTGCCCAACCCGGACCCGGAGTTCATCGGCAGCGTCATCCGGCACGGCATCCTGCCCGCGTTCACCATCCTGATCTCGTCGATGGCGGGCTGGATCCTGAGCATGCGCAACATGATGGTCACGGTGGCCTCCGAGGACTACGTGACCGTCGCGCACGCCAAGGGCCTCACCGACCGCCGCGTGATGCTGTCCTACGCGGCCCGCAACGCGCTGCTGCCCAACGTTTCCGGGTTCGCGCTGTCGCTGGGCTTCATCGTCGGCGGCACGCTGCTGGTGGAGATCGTGTTCTCCTACCCCGGCCTCGGCCTCCAGCTGTTCCAGGCCGTCGGCGCCAAGGACTACCCGCTCATGCAGGGCATCTTCCTCATCATCACGCTGTCCGTGCTGCTGGCGAACTTCCTCGCCGACGTGGCCTACCTCGCGCTCGACCCGCGCACCCGACGGGAGGGCTGAGCAGTGACCGTCGTTCCCTCCACCGCGGCGTCGACCCCGGCCGCGGCGCCGGTGAAGCGCCGCAGGCTGCGGTTCGTGGCCAACCCCAAGGCCACCGTCGGCCTGGTCCTGCTGGGCTTCTTCGCCCTGATCGCGCTGATCGGGCCGTGGATCGCCCCCTACGACCCGTCGGCGCGCAGCAGCGACCTGCTCCAGCCGCCGTCGGCGGCCCACTGGTTCGGCACCACCCACCTCGGCCAGGACATCTTCAGCCAGGTCGTCGTGGGCACCCAGAGCGTCATCGTCGTCGGCTTCGTGGCGGGCATCGTGGCCACCGTGCTGTCGGTGCTGGTCGGCGTCACCTCCGGCTACCTCGGCGGGGCGGGCAGCGAGGTGCTGTCCGCGCTGTCCAACGTGTTCCTGGTGCTCCCGGCACTGCCACTGATGATCATCATCACGTCCACGCTGCCGGAGACCGGCACGCTCACCATCGCGCTGCTCATCGGCTTCACGTCCTGGGCGTGGGGCGCGCGGGTGCTGCGGGCCCAGACGCTGTCGCTGCGCGGCCGCGACTACGTGGAGGCCGCGCGCGCCACCGGCGAGAAGACGTGGCGGATCATCCTGTTCGAGATCCTGCCCAACCTCACCGCGGTCATCGCCTCCGGCTTCGTCGGCACGGTCATCTTCGCCGTGACGCTGGAGATCACGCTGGCGTTCATCGGCGTCGGCGCGGGCAGCGGCTGGAACTGGGGCACCGTCCTGTACTGGGCGCAGAGCCAGCAGGCGCTCGGCCAGGGCGCGTGGTGGTGGTTCGTCCCCGCGGGCCTCGCCATCGCGCTGCTGGGCACCGCGCTGTCGCTGGTCAACTTCGGCATCGACGAGTTCGTCAGCCCGCGCCTGCGCGGCGGCGGCAAGACCAGCGTCAAGACCGCGGACGGCCACACCGTGCGGATGCG
This region of Saccharothrix longispora genomic DNA includes:
- a CDS encoding ABC transporter permease, which codes for MTVVPSTAASTPAAAPVKRRRLRFVANPKATVGLVLLGFFALIALIGPWIAPYDPSARSSDLLQPPSAAHWFGTTHLGQDIFSQVVVGTQSVIVVGFVAGIVATVLSVLVGVTSGYLGGAGSEVLSALSNVFLVLPALPLMIIITSTLPETGTLTIALLIGFTSWAWGARVLRAQTLSLRGRDYVEAARATGEKTWRIILFEILPNLTAVIASGFVGTVIFAVTLEITLAFIGVGAGSGWNWGTVLYWAQSQQALGQGAWWWFVPAGLAIALLGTALSLVNFGIDEFVSPRLRGGGKTSVKTADGHTVRMRVGFTPVLASTPVGKTPPKVGAGANGKAES
- a CDS encoding ABC transporter permease gives rise to the protein MSYLLKRIAFYLFTAWAAITINFFIPRVIPGDPVQALITRSRGQMTSEAVQSLYVLFGLDKDESLLEQYFTYLGQLLSGDLGLSFTYFPSPVSQVIGDGLPWTLGLVGITTVLGFVIGTALGTGIGWRRGSWADALIPITTFVSSIPYFWLGLIAIALLTGPDSFFPASGAYDNGLVPNPDPEFIGSVIRHGILPAFTILISSMAGWILSMRNMMVTVASEDYVTVAHAKGLTDRRVMLSYAARNALLPNVSGFALSLGFIVGGTLLVEIVFSYPGLGLQLFQAVGAKDYPLMQGIFLIITLSVLLANFLADVAYLALDPRTRREG